Within the Natranaeroarchaeum sulfidigenes genome, the region GCTGGCCAATCGGATCCGGAACGCGGTGGATCGCGCGCGAGCGCAGGAGAGCCTCGAAGAGCGAGAAAGTATGTTGACCGCGCTCCACGACGGGATGCGATCGCTGATGCTGGCCGAGACGCGGGAGGATATCGCCGGGGAGACCGTCGAAATCGCGGTCGACGTGCTGGAGTTGCCCTGGATCGCGGTCTACCTGCTCGACGAGTCCGCAGGGGTGTTGCGCCCGGAGGCCTTTATTTCGGATCTCGACGACGTGACCGAGGAGCCGCCGACGTTTTCCGGCGGCGAGAGTCTGGCGTGGGACGCCTTCGTCGACGGCGAGACCAGACACCACGAGGACGTCAGCGAGATGGAGGGCCACGACGCCGAGTCCGTGTTGACCAGCGAGCTGATCGTTCCGCTGGGGGATCACGGCGTGTTACTTGCGGGGACGACCGGCGACGACCCGCTGGAGGCGGTGACCGGCGAGTTCGTCGAGACGCTCGGAGCGAACGCGGAGGCGGCGCTGGACCGCGCCGAACGCGAGGCCGTGTTACGCGAGCGCGACCGGAAACTCGAAGAACAGAACAGCCAGCTCAAGCGACTCAACCGGATCAACACGGTGATCCGGAACATCGATCAGGCGCTGGTGCAGGCCTCGACGCGCGAGGAGATCGAACAGGAGGTCTGTGACCGGCTCGTAAACGTCGACCTCTACGAGTTCGCGTGGATCGGCGGCTACAACAATATCAACGAGACGATCAGCCCGCGGGCGAAAGGCGGTACCGAGGGGAACTATCTGGCGAGCATCGATCTCGACAGCGAGTCCAACCCGATCCAGGACGCGCTCCACGAGGGCGAGGTCGGTATCGTCCAGAACATCTTCGAAGACGAGAGTATGGGCAGCTGGCGCAAGCAGGCGTTAAAAAGCGGCTTCCGATCGGTGGCGACGGTGCCGCTGACCTACGAGGGGGCCGTCTACGGACTCCTGCAGATCTACGCCAGCCAGCTGGATACCTTCGACGGGGATACCCGTAGCGTTCTCGCGGAGCTTGGAGAGACAATTGGCTACGCGATCAACGCGATCGACCGCAAGGAGGCGCTGCTGACTGACAGCGTGGTTCAGGTCGAGTTCCGGATTCCGAACTCAGAGGATTTCCTGTACACCCTCTCGAAACGGACCGGCAGCAACGTCGACCTGCGAACGATCCTGCCCCAGTCCGACGGCTCGTATCTGATCTTCTTCTCGATCACCGATGCCGAAGTCGAGGACGTCCTCGCGTCCGCCGAGGAGTCCCTGTCTGTCTCCGAGGCGAAACTCATCAGTGAGCGCAACGACACGGCGCTGCTCGAGTGCCGGACAACTGACACGAACATCGCGACGACGGTCGCGGATCACGGCGGCGTCCCGCGGTCGGTTTCCGCCGATCCGAACGGCGGCCGAGTCGTCGTCGACCTGCCACAGACCGCGGACGTGCGATCCTTCGCCGAACGACTGACCGGCGAGTATCCGTCCGTCGAGTTCGTCGCCCGCAGAGAGCGGACCAGCGATACCGGCAGCAGACGCTCGTTCCGCGAGCGCCTCGACGACCACCTGACTGACCGTCAGCGGGAGGTGCTCGAAGCGGCCTACTTCAGCGGCTACTTCGAGTGGCCCCGGGAGAAAAACGGCGAGCAGATCGCCGAGGCGCTGGGCGTCGCCCCGCCGACGTTCAACCAGCACCTTCGTGCTGGAGAGCGAAAACTGTTCGAGACACTCTTCGAACCGGACTCCGTCTAACAGAAGTCCCCGTAGATCCGTTCTCCAGACCTGTCGCGCACCGAACTATTTAACACAGTGTAAACTGAGTTCGAAGGTATGGTTTACGAGACGGGCAATCAGACGGTCGACGACGCGGTTCGGCGCGTCCTCGATGGGGAGCGCCTCGACCGAAAGGATGGGCTGGCGCTGATCGCCCAGCCGGTCGCGGATCTCGCCCCTGCTGCGGACTACATCAGGTCCCAGCTGGGTGACGATACCGTCGACGCATGTAGTATCGTCAATGCGAAAGCGGGCGACTGTTCCGAGGATTGTGGGTTCTGTTCGCAGTCCGTTCACTTCGATACTGGGATCGAGACCTACGGGTTTCTCGGCCCCGAGAAGGTTCTCGAATCGGCGAAACGCGCCGAGCGGGACGGTGCGCAGCGCTTCGGGATCGTCGTCGCCGAAAAAGGTGTCAGCAAAGAGCACCGCCCGGAAGAGTGGGAGGAGGTACTCGAAGCGATCCGTCTCGTGCGCGACGAGACTGATGTCGAAGTCGACGCGAGCCTCGGGATCCTCACCGACGAAGAGGCCGAGATTCTCGCCGACGAGGGGCTGAACCACTACAACCACAACATCGAGACGTCGCCGAACTACTTCCCGGAGATCGTCGACACCCACAGCTTCGAGGACCGGGTCGAAACGCTCGAAGTGGCGAAAGAAGCGGGAATGGATCTCTGTGCTGGCGTCATCCTCGGGATGGGCGAGACGCCAACCGATCGGGTCGACGCCGCCATCGCGCTCCAGGAGATCGGCATCTCCTCGCTCCCGGTGAACGTGTTGAACCCGGTCGCGGGGACGCCGATGGCCGAGCGACTCGGCGATTCGGCGGATATCTCGACGGAGGAGATCGTGAAGACCGTCGCCGTCTACCGGCTCTTGCATCCCGAAGCTCGCGTTCGACTCACCGGTGGGCGAGAGGCCAACCTCGACGAGGACGAACAGCATCTGCCCTTCGAGGCGGGGGCCGACGGTATCCTGACGGGGGACTACCTGACGACCGGCGGCCAGTCACCGGGCGAGGATATCGAGGTAATGGAGCGGGCGGGAATGCGCCCGAACATGGACAGTAACGAATTCGATCCTGCGGCGGTCAAATCGCGGGACAGCGAAGGTGGCGACGGTGACACATCCACTGGCACTGCAAGGAGTGCCGCGACGAACGATTGCTAAGAGGGGTGTGCTAGTCCCCGGTCGAAGTGAGAAAAGCTATACCCACTGAGCAGTAGGACCAAATCAGTTGCAGCGTTTCGGACGTGCACAACGGACGAACCGCAGGCAGTCGATATCGCCGCAGACAGCGGACGGAGATGGCGACGAGATATGAGTGACGATTTCAGCGCAGGAGATGACAGCACCGGATCGCAACGAGATGACGGCTCGTCGATAGGCCACGGCTTCGACCTGTCGGCCGAGCTGGCTGCCCGTGAGCGACGCAACCTGCTTCGCCGACTGTCGCCCGCAAACCGGGTCGCAGAACGTGCACAGTTCGCCCCTGCACCGGGAAGCGCTCTCCCGGTCGTCGACGGGGAGGAACGACTGGTCCTTGGGGCCAACAACTATCTCGGGCTCACACAGGACGAGCGTGTACAGGACGCTGCCGTCGCCGCCACCGAGGTCGTCGGAACCGGTGCAGGTGCGAGCAGACTTGTCACCGGGGATACGCTGGTTCATCACGATCTGGAGACCCGGCTCGCCGAGGCGACCGGCACCGATCGGGCACTCACCTTTGCTTCCGGGTACGCCGCGAACGTCGGGACGATTACTGCGCTTGAGCCCGATGTTGTCTTCTCGGATTCGAACAACCACGCGAGCACGATCGACGCCTGCCGCCTTTCCGGCGCGGAGACGATCGTCTATGACCACTGTGATACCGCCGATCTCGCCAGCCGGATGAGCGACCGCGAGCAGGCGGATGACGAATCCTGGCTCGTCGTCACCGACTCCGTGTTCAGCGTGGACGGCGATGTCGCACCGCTCGAGGAGCTCTGTATCCTCGCGGAGCAGTACGGAGCCTGGGTGATGGTCGACGAGGCCCACGCGATCGGTCTGTACGAGGACGCTGGCGGTATCGTCCAGCGAGAAGGGCTCTCGGATCGAGTTGACATCCAGATGGGGACGCTCTCGAAGGCGCTTGCGAGCCAGGGCGGCTACGTCGCAGGGGCCGAGGAGCTGATCGAGTATCTGATCAATCATGCTCGTTCGTTTGCATTCTCGACCGGACTTTGCCCGCCGGCAGCCGCCGCGGCCGCCGAATCGCTGCACATCGCTCGGACTGACGACTGCCGGAATCGGCTCTGGAGAAACGTGGAGTACCTCCGTGAGGAACTGGACGGGATGGGCTATCACGTGCCGGGTGAGACCCAGATCATTCCGGTTCGCGTCGACGACCGGACCGCCGCGCTGGAACTGAGCGAGGAACTCTACGAGCGTGGTGTTGTCGCCCCGGTAATCAGGCCGCCAAGCGTTCCCGAAGGGACGACCAGAATCCGGGTCGCACCGATGGCGACGCATTCCGCGTCCGATCTGGCTACCTGTCTCGATGCGTTCCGCGATGCAGGCAGGGAGATCGGGTTGCTGTAAGGCTGGAGCGCCCCCCATTCTAGCGCTCCGCTGTGTCGCAGAGCGTCACCCGATCGGCTACATGAAATCAGTCAGACCTGCCTGGCCGTCGTCGGCCCCCTCGTCAGTCCCGCCGTCAGTCGAATCGTGGGGCTCGGCATCCGGTTCTGGCTCGGGGTCGGTCTCAGCCTCGGCCTCGACGTCCCGCGTCGCCCCCTCGAACGCCCCTCCTGAGTGCTCGACAGCCTGTTGCTCGCGCAGCTCCTGGGCGTCCTCGACGATCGACTGTACCTTGTTGGTGGTCTTCCCGCTGCCCGTCACGAAAGAGACCTGCTTCTCGTCGAGATCGTAAATCGCGGCCATCCGAACGGTAAGCTCCCGGTTCTTGCAGTGGTGAGTGAGCTCGGAGAGGAACGGAAGAACGTGGCGACGCGCCGTGCCGATGCTGGTGCCACTCTCTTCTGCGATCTTGACGGCGATGCTGTCCCTCGTCTCTCTCGACCCGCGGGAGCGGCCGAGCTTCGACCAGTAGCTCGGTGGGCCATAGCGCGTCCAGCCGCCCTTCTGCTCACTTCGGGCTGCTGCGACGCCCGCAGTCATATTGTCGCCCGCGTAGCGCCAGTAGGAGTAGTCCTGAGTTGCGCGCACGCGCCCAAGCCACCGGTCGGCGTTGGCAAGGTAGCCGTACGCATCGGCGAGTTCGCGGCCCGCGTAATCTTTGGGCATGTTGTCCTCGATCCAGTTTATCATGTCGTCGGGCGTCTCGTCGACGTCATAGGACGCTTCGAGCGCGGCCTGCGGGTCGAGCTTTTTGATCACGTCGTCGAGAAAATCGAAGATGTCAGTCGTCGTATCCCGCTGGCCGGTCACCACGTCCTCGACGGTCAGCCGGTCGGCCTGCTCGGCGACCGCCTGCAGGTCGTTGACCGCCGATCGAAGGTCGCCACTGGTCTGTCTGGCGATCGCTTCGAGGGCTTCCTCCTCGTACTCGACGCCTTCCTTCCGACAGATGTCCCGGAGGACGGGCACGATCGAGCGTTTCGAGACATCCCGGAACTCGATCTCCTGGCAGGCGTTGCGCAACCCCTGGGACATGTCGTAAAACTCGTTTGCGATCAGGATCATCGGCTGGTCGGCATCCCTGACGACGCCAGTGACCGCCGCGGAACCACCGTAATCGGCGTTGCCGTGGAAGTTATCGGCCTCGTCCATCACGACCAGGCGTCTGCCCGAACTGCCCTGCGTGAGCGTCCCTGACTGAGCAGCCTCACCCGCGATCCTGTCGATCACGTCGGCCTGTCGCTGGTCACTCGCGTTCAACTCGATGACTGGCCAGCCCTTATCCGCAGCCAGCGCGTGGGCCGCCGACGTCTTCCCGATCCCCGGACTGCCGTAGACGATGACCGCCTCGCGGTGTTGCTCCCACGAATCGGCCCACTCTTTTAGCGCGTCGCGGGCCTTGTCGTTCCCCCGGACCTCCGCCAGCGTCGACGGGCGGTATTTTTCGGTCCAATCGCTCATTACCGGAGTGTGGGGCGACCGGCGTTTATTCGTTGCGGAGTGTTAGTCCCGGTCCTCCCCGACCACAAGTACGGGCGCGACACGCGACCGGACGATGCTATCAGTCGTACTCCCGAGTAGCGCGCGCTTGAACGCCGAACGGCCCTGCGTCCCGAGCAGAATCAGGTCGACGTCCCTCTCTGCGGCGTAGTTCTCGATGGCTTCGTGGGGAACCCCTTCGAGTATCTCCGTCGTCGTCTCGACGCCCGCCGCCTCGGCGCGCTCGGCCAGCAGGTCGAGCGTCTTGCGAGCCTCTTTGCGAAGGTTCCCAGCTACGGTTTCGGGGTCGACGATAGCGTTATCGTAGGCCGTTCTGGTCTCGACGACGGAGACCAGATGGAGGGTCGCATCGTAACGCTCGGCGTGGTCGAGGGCGTGGTCGGCCGCCGCCGCGGCGTCGTCGCTGCCGTCGGTCGCAAGGAGGATCTCGTCGTACATGGTCGGGAGTACGTGAGCGAGTATAACAGTACTTCCGGCCGGATCTCTCGCCCTACGCGCCGAGTTCGGATAGCGGCGTCCCGGAGACGACCTTGCCGCCCTTGATGACTGTCTCGATCTCGTCGAGGTCAGCGACATCCGTGGTCGGGTCGCCATCGATTACGAGCAGGTCGGCGTGATAGCCGGGTGCAACTTTCCCGGTGTCATCCAGACCGATCGTTTCCGCGGCAGTACCGGTCATCGCCGTGATCGCCTCCACGGGAGCCATGCCGTTCCGAGCCATGAACTGGATCTCGACGCGGTTCGAGCCGTGGTGGTTAAACGGTGTCCCGGCGTCGGTCCCACCGGCGATCCGCACTCCCGCATCGACAGCGCGACGGAACGACTCTCGATGGATCTCGTACACCTCGTTCGACTGGGCGAGCGTCTCGGCGGTCGCGCGGTCGCCGTTGTGCAGGATGCGGTGGGGGGCGGTGAGCGTCGGGACGAGCGTGACATCCTCGTCGAGCATCGCCTCGATTGCGGCGTCATCGAGGAAGGTCCCGTGTTCGACGGTATCGACGCCAGCCTCGGCGGCGGCCCGGATGCCCTCCGCGCCGTGGGCGTGGGTGGCGACGTGAACGCCGTGGCGATGGGCCTCGTCGACCAGGGCGTGGATCTCTTCGTGGGTAAAGGCGAGCGTTCCGGGATCGGTGCCGGGCGTCGTGACGCCGCCAGTCGCCATGAACTTGATGAACTGTGCGCCCTGCTTGCGCTGCTCGCGGACGGCGCGGCGACACGCCTCGGGCCCGTCGACCTCTTGCCCGAGATGGTGGCCGTGGCCCCCGGTGATCGTGATCGAGGCGCAGTTCGCCACGGTTCGTGGACCCGGCACGTCGCCGCGCTCGATGGCACGGGCGAGGTCGATGTCCAGACCGTGCGCACCCATCGAGCGCACCCCGGTAACACCACTTTCGAGCGTTCGCCGGGCGTTCGCAATCTCCGTGAACAGCAGTTCGGCATCGCTTTTGTCGGTGACGTCCTCGATGCTCGCTTCGCCCGACAGCGAGAAGTGGACGTGAGCATCGACGATACCGGGGACGAGCGTGTACCCGTCGAGGTCGACCACCTCTTCGTCCGCCCGTGTAGTCGAAACGTCGCTGGTGGCGGTGATACGCCCCTCGTCGAACTGGACCGGTCCATCGAAGACGCCACCGTCACCGTCGACGACGCGAGCACCCCGAAGAATCATGCTCGAAGGGTGGGGTGTGGACCCTAATGAATCTGATCGTTGCCACTCTCCGGGATCGCCCGTCTGTGACGAAAAATCCAGCCGCCGTGATTATGTTGGGTCGTTACCGCGCTGGAGCAGGTACGCCATCTCCCACATAGCGTGCTCCAGTTCACTGTCGTCGGCCACTTCTTCGAGTTTGCGGTACAGCGAGTCGGACACCTCTATTTCGGGCATCATGTGCCCGTATGTCATCATCGTACATGAATATACTGGGTTACGAAATTGAGTTAATTATCTGCGAAAAGAGCACTTGTCAACTACCAGCGACCCTGCAAACCGGGTGTGACATGCTTTCCGCCCGCCAGTGGGAGGGCCACGGGCCACGTGCTGGCACTGCCCGGCTGAACTATCTCGACGAAGAGGTCGGTATCGACGACGCCGAGGCGGCGCTCGACGAAGCCGCACCCGCGATCACCGAGTACGCCCAGGGGATCCCGGACAGGTACGTCCAGTAGGGGCGGCGAGTCGACCTGATCGCCGTGACCCGCACCGAATCCGTTTTGCGCCCCCGGCCAGTACACCCACCCAATGGAGCGCAGCGTTGCCCTCGATCGAGCCGAGGAAATCGTCGACACCGTCGAGGAAGAGCAGATGCCCGTCCCCGTTCGTGAGGTCTGGGTGTACGGTGACGTCGCGCTCGGACTCGATCCGATCGACCGGCTCGACATCTACGTCACCAAGGACATCCTGCTGGAGGACGAGCCGGAACGGGAAGTCAAGTTCGTCGACTCCCACGGCATCGAGGGCGTCGGCCGAACGGTCCGGGCCGACTGGGCCGCGGAGTACCCCGAGCACCTGCGGGCGAACACGAACGGCCACGCCGCACCCGAACAGTGTCTCGCCGCCCACCTCCTTGACGACGACGACGAGCCGATCCATCTCGAGGTCTGTAACGCGAGTTTCGAGGACAACGTCACCCAGCGCCTGCAGGGCGCGAAGGCCCGTGGCGCGTGGGAACAGCTACTCGATCCCCGAGGTGCCTGTCTGTGGGTCGGCGACGGGGCAGGGGAGGGGCGGCGAAGCAAGGACGCCCTGGCGAAACTCAGGGACGGCGAACTCCCATTCCCCACGCTTCCCGAGGCGCTGACGATGATCGGACTGGACGAGAACGAGGCGGACGAAGCCGCTGAAGCCGTTCAAGCCTGGCGAACCGAACAGGAAGGCACGACGGTTCGCGGCGACATCGTATAGCTACTCCTCGTCGTCCGTGTTGGTCACCTTGTCCATCGTCTCCTTAAACAGTGCGTTGATCTCGTCGTCCTCGTCCTCTTCCTCGTCGAGGAGACTCTCGGGATCGGAAGAGACGCCCTCGAACATCTCCTCGTCGTCACTCACGTCATCGTCGCGATCATCGTCCAGTGCATCCTCCGCCGAATGGTCGTTCGGTGTTGACTCTGCTTGCTCGACCGGACCCGTCGACTGCTCATCTGAGCCGTCCTCTCTCTGCTGGCCGGAGTCAGGAGCCGAGCTGTCGGACAGTTCGTCGTCGTTGAGGTCGTCCTGGAGCTCACGCACCGCTTCGTCCACCGGTGAGTTACCTCTCTGGTCGTCAGAGTCAGGCGATCCCTCAGCCACGTTGCCACTATCGTCAGCCGTGCCGGAATCAGCTGCTGTTGGCTCCTCGCTGGCTCCGTCGCCGGTGTCAGTCCCACTCCCGTTCGTTTCGTCGGCCGCCTCGGTCTCCTCCCCGCCGAAACCGGGTAGCTCGAAGCCGCTGTCGTCGTCATCGGTATCGGCCACCTCCTCGTCGGCTGCTCCGATCTCCGACCCCTGATCGGCCGCTGATCCAGTGTCGCCCTCGTCGTTTCCGGCCTGGCGGTTTCCTGCTCTCTGGTCGTCGGCCTGTTTGCTCTCGGTAACCTCGCCCGTGTCCTCGAATTCGAACTCGGCAGCCGATGGCTCCGTATCACGCGTCTGCTCGTCGCCCTCTGGCTCTCCATCGCCATCGGCGGTAGATATCGAGTTCGCCGCTGGTTCGGTTGTCGTCTCGCTATCATCGCCAGTCTTGTCGTGGTCGCGTTCCGCAGTCGGCTCCTCCGCTACCGTATCTGCCGATGCCCCGTCCGAGAGGGTCCCCTCGCTCTCCGCAGTCTCGGGAGACGATTCGAGCTTTACCGTCTCGTCATCTTCGACGCGTTCGCCCTCCTCGACGCGCTCGCCTTCCTGTCCCGATGGCTCACTTTGTTCCGCGGACTCAGCAGCGTCCCCATCACCCGTGGGCGCAGCTGTCGCGTGATCCGTCGGTTCCCCGTCCGGTGGATCGCTCTCGGCCGAATCCGCTGAAACACCGGATCGCTCCGGATCGGCGGGGTCAGACACGGATGACTGATCGGCATGTGCCTCCTCGACATCCGACTCTCCGGATACATCGGCGGTCGAACCTCCGGCGGTGGTTTCGGTCGCCGATTTTGACGCGTGGGCCATTTCCTCATCTCCGGACTCGCCGTCTCCCCCCACTGCTGTCTCGGTCGCCGCTCGACTCGAATCGGAGCCCGGTTCGTCCGCGCTCGCTGGCAGGACCGGCCCAGTCAGTCCACCAGCACCAGTGAGACTCGACGCCAGCTGCCAGTAGACCATTGCGGCATCGCTGTCGGGATCATAGCGGAGTAGCGACTGGCCAGCCCCCGCGGCTGCCCGTACCGCATCGTCCTCGGGAACCACGGCGAGTACGTCGGTGTCGAGCTGTTCGGTTACGCTGACGATGTCGATCGCCTGTACCGAGGGAACTCGCGAGAGGACGGTCCCGCGGATCCGACAGCCGTGATACCGCACTACAGTCGCCGCCTCCGCGGTCGCCGCCAGATCGTCCTCGGCCGATCCCGAGACGAGGATCACCTCGTCGGCCAGTTCGAGCCCCATCGCGACGTCGACGCCGCCACCGTGGCCGAGATCGAGCAAAACGACATCGTAGCGCTCGCGTAGCGTCGTCGCCGCTCGGACGAGCCGGTGGGTACGGACGTCAGTCGGTGCGGGAGCCTCGTTTCCCGAGGGAAGGTACTCGACGCCGTGCGATCCCGTCACCATCGACTCGTCGATCGTGGCATCCCCTCTGAGCACCGACCGGACGCCGTCGTCGCCCTGCACATCGATGATCTCTTCAATGCCGTCGCTATCGAACGCCGCATCGACGACTGCGACGCGTGTCGCCGTTTCGGCCATCGATACCCCCACTGATACTGCGGTGGTCGTCGTTCCGATCCGGTCGCGTCCCCCCAGAAACGCGAACACTGTTCCTGTCATTGCCACGACTATCGGAAGCATCCACCGTGAATGTTGCCCCACTCGGGAGCCCCACACAAAGCGCGTCGCTCCATCGTAGATGAACGTGCGACCTACCGGTCGCACCGTGAATTCCAGCCGCTACTCGACGACGCCAGTCGTGACGAAAAAAGGAACGACCTCGCGGCGTCTGTACTCTCCGGTCTGCATCTGCTCGATTACCGCTCGACCCATCTCGCGCCACGCGCTCCGGAGCCGGTCGTAGCCCCCATCGGTCAGCCCGCCCGCCTGCATCTCGGCGCGGTCTGCGGCCAGTCCGTCACCGGTCGCCTTCCGCTTTGCCGCGTCGAGGTCACGCTGGGAGTACGGCGCGGAGACGATCCGTTCGTGATCGTAACGGGCTGTCGTGACGTTGCCCAGTCCGGCTTGCTCGAACAGCGCGGCAGTCGGGCTCCCCCCGAGCGTGATGTCGGTCCCGACGCCGTCGAGGTAGGCCTCTCTCGCGTGGGCAGCGAGTTTCGCCTCGGCCTCGACGCTCGACTCGACCGTCACCGCGGCGTTGTCCGGTTCGACCGCCGCGACGCGCTTGCTCGCTACGCGCGCGAACTCCTCGATCGCGGCGGCGGGGTCGGAGAGGTTGATCAACAGCGCCTGACAGACGACCAGATCGACCGCATTATCGGGGAAGGGCAGGCGAGTCGCGTCCCCGGCGACCGGGCTGGCGTGCTCGCGGGCGGCATCGAGCAGGGCCGTGTCGGCGTCCACGCCCAGCACCTCGACGCCGCTTTCCTCGGCGAGCACGCGGGAGAGCTCGCCGGTTCCACAGCCGACGTCGAGGATCGAGTCACAGTCCTGCAGGTCAAGGGCCGCAAGCGCCTGCCGTGAGTCGTCCCACATCCCTGCGCGGGTGTCCCGCAGGTACGACTCGGAAAACTCTCGCACGGGTGGAACTGGACCGGGCAGGCTAAAAAACGGGACGATCCGGAAGCGTGCTGTTCGATGGGCCGGCTCAGAGTCGGCGTTCCGCGAAGTCCCGCACGGCACCGAGCGTCCCCGCGCTAAGTTCGGTCGTGTGTCGCCACTCCTCGGTGATTCCATCGTGGCGGTAAAACCGGTCGTGATCGCCACAGCCAGTACCGTGCCAGGAGGTCTCGCTGCCCGGTTCGGCGGCCCCGGCGTACGCGGTTGCAAAGGGCGTGACTTCGCTGACATCCTCGTCGACTCGCGTCACGCTCCCGAGGTCGTGATCGCAACTGCCTTCGACGACTGCGCCGACTGCCTCGTCGTCGACCAGCGTGTGCAACACCTCGTGGATCGCGATATTTCGCGTCACGTCCCGCCCGTCCCAGCGTTCGGTCGCGCCGAGATTGGCGATGGTCACCGTCCCGTCGCCGCCCCGTGTGACATCCGCCCTGGCCGTGCCGTAGCCCAGGTCCGGATTGAACGGCTCGCGCGCGAGCAGTAGATGTGCCGTGTTGGCGCTCCGGGCCTCGCGGTCGTCGAGCAGGTCGCCGAACGCCGTCAGCAGGTCGGAGCCGTCGAGGCCGGTCGGCGGATCGACCCCCGGTTCGGCATCGAGACTCCAGTCGGCGTCGTCGATCGTCTTGGACTCACGCTCGATGTGTGCTGTGAGACGCTCCAGCGCGACGCCGATCGCCGCGTACGCCTCCAGCGCCGGTCGGTCCCAGCCGTTCCAGCGGTCGCCAGTCGCCGCCGGGACAACGCGAACGCGTAGTGTGGCGGTAGCGGGTGCGCTCGCGGTGCCGACGGCGAGTGCGGACGCCGAGGTGCCCACCGCCGCGAGCATCGCCCGTCGGCCTGTGACCGGGGACCTGGTCATCGCTATCCACTCGGCGGGCCGATCATATCAATGTGGGCGTCGACTGGAGCGGTGCACTTTCTACAATGTGTGGAAATTCTATTGAATAGAATACTTGATTTTGCAGGGCAGCGACACAATGTTTGAACATTCTATATTATAATACTGCTGGGCGTCATCGGACGAGAAACCGGGGTGCGAGTTCTCAATTATATGCTCCTCGACGGACGAAGGTTAGGCACCGTCCTCGCGAGATCGAACGACATCGACATCGATCGGAAGGGTCTCGAAGTCATCATCATCACCGGCGATGAGTGTCGCATCCCGCTCGTGGGCGAGTGCAACGCCATGAGCGTCCGCAAACGAAATGTGACCATCCGCTTTCACCTCGGCAGCAAGTCGCCAGTCAGCTCGTTCGATTTGAACCCCCCACCGTTCGAGCGAACGGAGATCGCGATCGGCAGTGCGAAGTGAGTCCCTCGTGGGGTTGTCGTCAATTCCCTCGAAGCGAGCAATTAGATGGAGTACTTCGCCAGCGTTGGTCTCTGCCAGCAGCCCTTCGATAGTCTCGTCACGAACGTCTCGAAGATACTCTTCGACGACGCTCCGACCTGGCTCGTCGTAGAGGTATGCGATGATCGCTTCGGTATCAAAGACGTACCGGTTACTCATTCATCCTCCGAGTCAGCCGGTCGGAGTCGGTTAGCAC harbors:
- a CDS encoding metal-dependent hydrolase family protein; the protein is MILRGARVVDGDGGVFDGPVQFDEGRITATSDVSTTRADEEVVDLDGYTLVPGIVDAHVHFSLSGEASIEDVTDKSDAELLFTEIANARRTLESGVTGVRSMGAHGLDIDLARAIERGDVPGPRTVANCASITITGGHGHHLGQEVDGPEACRRAVREQRKQGAQFIKFMATGGVTTPGTDPGTLAFTHEEIHALVDEAHRHGVHVATHAHGAEGIRAAAEAGVDTVEHGTFLDDAAIEAMLDEDVTLVPTLTAPHRILHNGDRATAETLAQSNEVYEIHRESFRRAVDAGVRIAGGTDAGTPFNHHGSNRVEIQFMARNGMAPVEAITAMTGTAAETIGLDDTGKVAPGYHADLLVIDGDPTTDVADLDEIETVIKGGKVVSGTPLSELGA
- a CDS encoding phosphohydrolase → MMTYGHMMPEIEVSDSLYRKLEEVADDSELEHAMWEMAYLLQRGNDPT
- a CDS encoding DUF7095 family protein, whose protein sequence is MERSVALDRAEEIVDTVEEEQMPVPVREVWVYGDVALGLDPIDRLDIYVTKDILLEDEPEREVKFVDSHGIEGVGRTVRADWAAEYPEHLRANTNGHAAPEQCLAAHLLDDDDEPIHLEVCNASFEDNVTQRLQGAKARGAWEQLLDPRGACLWVGDGAGEGRRSKDALAKLRDGELPFPTLPEALTMIGLDENEADEAAEAVQAWRTEQEGTTVRGDIV
- a CDS encoding cellulose synthase operon protein YhjQ/BcsQ, with product MTGTVFAFLGGRDRIGTTTTAVSVGVSMAETATRVAVVDAAFDSDGIEEIIDVQGDDGVRSVLRGDATIDESMVTGSHGVEYLPSGNEAPAPTDVRTHRLVRAATTLRERYDVVLLDLGHGGGVDVAMGLELADEVILVSGSAEDDLAATAEAATVVRYHGCRIRGTVLSRVPSVQAIDIVSVTEQLDTDVLAVVPEDDAVRAAAGAGQSLLRYDPDSDAAMVYWQLASSLTGAGGLTGPVLPASADEPGSDSSRAATETAVGGDGESGDEEMAHASKSATETTAGGSTADVSGESDVEEAHADQSSVSDPADPERSGVSADSAESDPPDGEPTDHATAAPTGDGDAAESAEQSEPSGQEGERVEEGERVEDDETVKLESSPETAESEGTLSDGASADTVAEEPTAERDHDKTGDDSETTTEPAANSISTADGDGEPEGDEQTRDTEPSAAEFEFEDTGEVTESKQADDQRAGNRQAGNDEGDTGSAADQGSEIGAADEEVADTDDDDSGFELPGFGGEETEAADETNGSGTDTGDGASEEPTAADSGTADDSGNVAEGSPDSDDQRGNSPVDEAVRELQDDLNDDELSDSSAPDSGQQREDGSDEQSTGPVEQAESTPNDHSAEDALDDDRDDDVSDDEEMFEGVSSDPESLLDEEEDEDDEINALFKETMDKVTNTDDEE
- a CDS encoding class I SAM-dependent methyltransferase, giving the protein MREFSESYLRDTRAGMWDDSRQALAALDLQDCDSILDVGCGTGELSRVLAEESGVEVLGVDADTALLDAAREHASPVAGDATRLPFPDNAVDLVVCQALLINLSDPAAAIEEFARVASKRVAAVEPDNAAVTVESSVEAEAKLAAHAREAYLDGVGTDITLGGSPTAALFEQAGLGNVTTARYDHERIVSAPYSQRDLDAAKRKATGDGLAADRAEMQAGGLTDGGYDRLRSAWREMGRAVIEQMQTGEYRRREVVPFFVTTGVVE
- a CDS encoding PIN domain-containing protein; the protein is MSNRYVFDTEAIIAYLYDEPGRSVVEEYLRDVRDETIEGLLAETNAGEVLHLIARFEGIDDNPTRDSLRTADRDLRSLERWGVQIERADWRLAAEVKADGHISFADAHGVALAHERDATLIAGDDDDFETLPIDVDVVRSREDGA